A single genomic interval of Musa acuminata AAA Group cultivar baxijiao chromosome BXJ3-4, Cavendish_Baxijiao_AAA, whole genome shotgun sequence harbors:
- the LOC135636910 gene encoding protein RMD5 homolog has product MDLDMIQDAFDRVAKKQKLSSSKIQELIDQVRREIEQATAKLQMTENATGCSDPKSILVDLKTKLNEIAPMKQLESLQKELNVGLGKYVKIIEKCFNPDISKAYRNVDFDVHIVNQIIASHFYRQGLFDLGDCFISEANEPEAAALKSPFMEMYSILEAMRCRNLEPALSWASNQSERLLQSGSDLELKLHQLQFVEILQNGSRSEALNYARTYLAPFASVHKVEIQKLIACLLWAGRLQESPYADFMYPSHWERLAEEFMQQFCSLLGQSFQSPLSVAIAAGVQGLPTLLKLESVMAAKKQEWQAMKQLPVPVDLGREFQFHSIFVCPVLREQGSDENPPMLMPCGHVLSKQSIAKLSKSSTRAFKCPYCPLEASVAQCKLLHF; this is encoded by the coding sequence ATGGACCTAGATATGATACAAGATGCATTTGACCGTGTTGCTAAGAAGCAGAAGCTCTCTTCTTCTAAAATTCAAGAACTCATCGACCAAGTTAGACGAGAGATCGAGCAGGCAACAGCAAAGTTGCAGATGACTGAAAATGCTACCGGCTGTTCTGACCCGAAATCCATACTGGTTGATCTGAAGACCAAGCTTAATGAGATTGCCCCTATGAAACAACTGGAAAGTCTTCAGAAGGAACTGAATGTTGGGCTTGGCAAATATGTCAAAATCATTGAGAAGTGTTtcaatccagatatatcaaaagcaTATCGAAATGTAGACTTTGATGTCCATATAGTGAATCAGATTATTGCAAGCCACTTCTATCGCCAGGGCCTGTTCGATCTTGGTGACTGCTTTATAAGTGAGGCAAATGAACCAGAAGCTGCAGCCCTGAAATCTCCTTTCATGGAAATGTACAGTATACTCGAGGCTATGAGGTGTAGGAATCTTGAACCTGCTCTTAGTTGGGCTTCCAATCAGAGTGAACGGCTGTTGCAGAGTGGTTCAGATCTTGAACTGAAGCTTCACCAACTGCAATTTGTGGAGATTCTACAGAATGGCAGTAGAAGTGAGGCTCTCAATTATGCCAGGACGTACTTGGCTCCATTTGCTTCTGTGCACAAGGTCGAGATCCAAAAGCTAATTGCCTGTCTATTATGGGCTGGTAGGCTCCAGGAGTCCCCTTATGCTGATTTCATGTACCCAAGTCACTGGGAGAGGTTGGCTGAGGAGTTCATGCAGCAGTTCTGCAGCTTGCTGGGTCAATCTTTTCAGAGCCCACTTAGTGTGGCGATAGCTGCgggtgtccaaggactgccgacGCTGTTGAAGCTAGAGAGCGTGATGGCTGCTAAGAAACAGGAGTGGCAGGCGATGAAGCAGCTCCCAGTTCCTGTGGACCTAGGGAGGGAGTTTCAGTTTCACTCGATCTTTGTTTGCCCCGTGCTCAGGGAGCAAGGAAGCGATGAGAACCCTCCAATGCTCATGCCTTGTGGGCATGTGCTCTCCAAGCAATCAATAGCAAAGCTCTCGAAAAGCAGTACACGGGCTTTTAAGTGTCCTTATTGTCCGCTGGAGGCAAGTGTGGCTCAATGTAAGCTACTTCACTTCTAG
- the LOC135636191 gene encoding uncharacterized protein LOC135636191, translated as MLGAGRRFQLRPDHPIRNGGFALFVAAVLVFTIIAATYQPDDPLLHASSSSSSSKLTSFLVSTSNATFLADVSVLRTGEDFQNSSSPSSAADNRVAEIAPFIQLSDIDNSTTSAAAAIAEVCDPGAPVDCADRELFHLLMRAAIESFPDIHFYRFGKPASVPGAAGACDMAWRFRPRDATRPTFYKDYRRFHLARSENCTLFVSKIDDYHSGVNARKRRRSKHGAGGGGGGEVVFEPKKNAPAAEEHKADEKLEAVPVVGEAVNDTLPVIESESTFSAGKYLIYDGGGDRCKSMNHYLWSFLCALGEAQYLNRTLVMDLTICLSSIYTGTGQDAEGKDFRFYFDFEHLKDSASVIDQRQFWTDWGKWEKKDKLSLHFVNDFKLTPMKLAGVKDTLIMRKFGDVEPDNYWYRVCEGETESVIQRPWHLLWKSRRLMEIVSAVSSQLSWDFDSVHIVRGDKARNPELWPNLARDTSPDALLATLGDKIDNGRRLYIATNVPDTTFFDPLKDKYMTYFLNDFRDLWNETSEWYTETKELNGGIPVEFDGYMRVEVDTEVFLRGKKQLETFNDLTSDCKDGVNTCPASS; from the coding sequence ATGCTGGGCGCAGGCCGGCGATTCCAGCTCCGGCCGGATCACCCCATCCGCAACGGCGGCTTCGCACTCTTCGTCGCGGCCGTCCTCGTCTTCACCATCATCGCCGCCACCTACCAGCCCGATGACCCCCTCCTCcacgcctcctcctcttcctcctcctccaagcTCACGTCCTTCCTCGTCTCCACCTCCAATGCCACCTTCCTAGCGGACGTCTCCGTCCTCCGCACCGGCGAGGACTTCCAGAACTCCTCCTCCCCGTCCTCCGCCGCCGATAACCGCGTCGCCGAGATCGCCCCCTTCATCCAACTCTCTGACATCGACAACTCCaccacctccgccgccgccgctatTGCCGAGGTGTGCGACCCCGGCGCCCCCGTCGACTGCGCCGACCGAGAGCTCTTCCACCTGCTGATGCGCGCTGCTATCGAATCCTTTCCCGACATCCACTTCTACCGCTTCGGCAAGCCGGCCTCCGTCCCCGGCGCTGCGGGCGCCTGCGACATGGCTTGGCGCTTCCGCCCCCGAGACGCCACGCGCCCCACCTTCTACAAGGACTACCGCCGCTTCCACCTTGCCAGATCGGAAAACTGCACCCTCTTCGTCTCCAAGATCGATGACTACCACTCCGGCGTCAACGCCCGCAAGCGCCGCCGCTCCAAGCACGGGGCtggaggcggcggcggtggggAAGTCGTCTTCGAGCCGAAGAAGAATGCCCCGGCGGCCGAGGAACACAAGGCCGATGAGAAGCTGGAGGCTGTGCCCGTCGTCGGAGAGGCCGTGAACGACACCCTCCCGGTCATCGAGTCGGAGTCCACCTTCAGCGCCGGCAAGTACCTCATCTACGACGGTGGCGGCGACCGATGCAAGAGCATGAACCACTACCTTTGGAGCTTCCTCTGTGCGCTCGGAGAAGCTCAGTACTTGAATCGAACACTTGTCATGGATCTGACCATTTGCCTCTCCTCGATCTACACCGGGACGGGCCAGGACGCGGAAGGGAAGGACTTCAGGTTCTACTTCGATTTCGAGCACCTGAAGGATTCGGCATCGGTCATCGACCAGCGCCAGTTCTGGACGGACTGGGGGAAGTGGGAGAAGAAGGACAAGCTCAGCCTGCACTTCGTCAACGACTTCAAGCTCACGCCCATGAAGCTCGCCGGCGTCAAGGACACCCTGATCATGAGGAAGTTCGGCGACGTGGAGCCCGACAACTACTGGTACAGGGTCTGCGAGGGGGAGACCGAGTCCGTGATCCAGCGCCCCTGGCACCTCCTCTGGAAGTCCCGGCGGCTGATGGAGATCGTCTCCGCCGTATCCTCGCAACTCAGCTGGGACTTCGACTCCGTCCACATCGTGCGAGGAGACAAGGCGAGGAACCCCGAGCTGTGGCCCAACCTCGCGAGGGACACCTCACCGGATGCGCTCCTCGCGACGCTCGGCGACAAGATCGACAACGGCAGGCGGCTGTACATCGCCACCAATGTGCCCGACACCACATTCTTTGATCCCTTGAAGGACAAGTATATGACGTATTTCCTCAATGACTTCAGAGACTTGTGGAATGAGACGAGCGAGTGGTATACGGAGACCAAGGAGCTCAATGGAGGGATCCCCGTGGAATTCGATGGCTATATGAGGGTGGAGGTCGACACCGAAGTGTTCTTGAGGGGGAAGAAGCAGCTTGAGACCTTCAATGATCTAACCAGTGACTGCAAGGATGGTGTCAATACCTGCCCTGCTTCTTCTTGA